From the genome of Prosthecochloris marina, one region includes:
- a CDS encoding pyridoxal-phosphate dependent enzyme — MYDHIADAMKKPAIIKLESNLFALRFETMKLYSTITAVERLLDEGRIDTKTTLIDSSSGLYAYALAMACHKHGLKSRIVASTTINKSLAALLENLGANVEKIPAQTTLKLDQKFRVEKVLDVMKKERNHYWMRQYHDDIHYLGYEDVAKQIIREVGTENLTVVGAVGSGCSTGGITSYLRCDNEDVRLIGIEPFGSVTFGSQGVQDPDMLVAGIGSSIEFQNVRHELYDDIHWVSFNYSRVGAIHLLRDYAIFAGLSSGCAYLVARYEAEADHRGNYVFIMPDTGHRYIDAVFTGDEEVSDRDSLAPTTIHGMNEISLDWCTLNWSRRTYTIKK, encoded by the coding sequence ATGTACGATCACATAGCTGACGCCATGAAAAAACCGGCGATCATAAAGCTTGAAAGCAACCTTTTCGCATTGCGGTTCGAGACAATGAAGCTGTATTCCACAATAACGGCTGTCGAGCGTCTTCTCGATGAGGGGCGCATCGATACGAAAACAACACTCATCGATAGTTCCAGCGGTTTGTACGCTTACGCTCTTGCTATGGCTTGTCACAAACATGGGTTGAAGTCCCGCATCGTTGCGTCTACCACCATCAATAAAAGCCTTGCCGCATTGCTTGAAAACCTTGGGGCGAACGTGGAAAAAATACCGGCACAAACAACCTTGAAGCTGGACCAGAAGTTCCGGGTCGAAAAGGTGCTGGATGTGATGAAGAAAGAGCGGAATCACTACTGGATGCGGCAGTACCACGATGATATTCATTATCTGGGTTATGAAGATGTTGCCAAACAGATAATACGGGAGGTGGGTACTGAAAACCTTACTGTTGTGGGTGCAGTGGGATCCGGTTGCTCGACCGGTGGGATAACCAGTTATCTACGATGTGATAACGAGGATGTCAGGCTGATTGGTATAGAGCCGTTCGGCAGTGTGACGTTTGGTAGTCAGGGCGTTCAGGATCCGGATATGCTGGTTGCCGGAATAGGTTCATCGATCGAGTTTCAGAATGTCAGGCATGAACTGTATGACGACATTCATTGGGTGTCATTTAACTACTCACGGGTTGGGGCCATACACCTTCTTAGAGATTACGCGATATTTGCGGGACTGTCGAGCGGTTGTGCTTATCTGGTTGCCAGATATGAGGCTGAGGCTGATCATCGTGGAAATTATGTGTTCATCATGCCCGATACGGGGCATCGTTACATCGATGCGGTTTTTACGGGCGATGAGGAGGTTTCGGATAGAGATTCTCTTGCTCCCACAACCATACATGGTATGAATGAAATCTCTCTTGACTGGTGCACGTTGAACTGGAGTCGCAGAACATATACAATCAAAAAATAA
- a CDS encoding class I SAM-dependent methyltransferase — translation MVFNENASFWAKSARDFDKQTSQDRSALVDRICSDIGQVNRVLDVGAGTGVVSRALARQVSQVDAVDLEPEMIAVARQNAVVSGLRNITFHTRSAYELCFSPRTFDAVVILNSLHVMKTPEVALREVHRVIKPSGLLVVPTYCHAETEENLKHYQQWASKSGHRSFHVFTCGDLCALITRCGFEVKEKDVVEIRYEQQARGMILGYVVASPVFRQ, via the coding sequence ATGGTTTTCAATGAAAATGCTTCGTTCTGGGCAAAGAGTGCCCGGGACTTCGACAAACAGACCAGTCAAGACAGAAGTGCTTTGGTCGATAGAATCTGCAGTGATATAGGCCAGGTTAATCGTGTTCTTGATGTCGGTGCCGGTACCGGTGTTGTGTCACGAGCGTTGGCACGGCAAGTCAGTCAAGTCGATGCAGTGGATCTGGAACCGGAAATGATCGCTGTGGCACGGCAAAACGCTGTGGTGTCGGGTTTGCGAAACATAACGTTTCATACTCGAAGTGCATATGAACTTTGTTTTTCCCCCAGGACGTTCGATGCGGTCGTTATTCTGAACTCCCTGCATGTCATGAAAACACCAGAGGTTGCGTTGAGAGAGGTTCATCGTGTAATCAAGCCATCAGGATTGCTTGTCGTGCCGACGTATTGTCATGCGGAAACTGAGGAGAACCTGAAACATTATCAGCAGTGGGCTTCCAAGTCAGGGCATAGATCTTTCCATGTATTCACATGTGGTGATTTGTGTGCATTGATTACCCGTTGCGGTTTTGAGGTGAAGGAAAAAGATGTTGTTGAAATTCGTTATGAACAGCAGGCCCGGGGAATGATCCTGGGATATGTTGTTGCGAGTCCAGTGTTCCGGCAGTGA
- a CDS encoding Rossmann-like domain-containing protein, translated as MSEGVNCRAATIHDLVGSVLENQFERDPGDVCISGAFHIKQGTRLTETSQRYRNNYLLLRAETSFGACSIEENELSDEIAHELPGKRVSSLLEDERLPVRVAALDAYFNLVHPHENNSKARPFALPGGTAVERAKHRDAAITSLVNIDPGTRVALIGVVNPLVKAIENAGGICMPCDFNLHATQDGQVIEQDMYTIIYDCDMIIATGMTMSNGSFDTLLQAGRESGVPLIVYAQTGSGIAPNFLGNGVAAVSAEPFPFSQFSSHETTLYLYVS; from the coding sequence ATGAGTGAGGGTGTCAACTGTAGAGCTGCGACCATCCATGATCTGGTTGGGTCGGTTCTCGAGAATCAGTTCGAACGGGATCCGGGCGATGTGTGCATAAGCGGAGCTTTTCACATTAAGCAAGGGACACGGTTGACTGAAACGTCACAAAGGTACCGCAACAATTATCTGCTGTTGCGAGCGGAAACCTCTTTCGGAGCATGCTCGATCGAGGAGAATGAGCTTTCGGATGAAATTGCGCACGAATTGCCAGGGAAAAGAGTGAGCAGTTTGTTGGAAGATGAGCGGCTGCCGGTTCGGGTCGCGGCTCTTGACGCGTACTTCAACCTTGTGCATCCTCATGAAAACAATTCCAAGGCAAGGCCGTTTGCACTTCCCGGAGGTACTGCGGTTGAGCGGGCGAAGCATCGTGATGCTGCAATTACATCATTGGTGAATATAGACCCCGGTACAAGGGTGGCGTTGATTGGGGTAGTGAATCCGTTGGTTAAAGCCATAGAGAATGCCGGCGGTATCTGTATGCCTTGCGATTTCAATCTTCACGCTACCCAGGATGGCCAAGTGATCGAGCAGGATATGTATACGATCATTTATGACTGCGATATGATCATTGCTACGGGCATGACGATGTCTAATGGAAGTTTCGATACGCTTCTGCAGGCGGGCAGGGAAAGCGGTGTGCCGCTTATAGTCTATGCACAAACCGGGAGTGGCATCGCCCCCAATTTTCTCGGTAACGGGGTAGCCGCTGTCTCGGCAGAGCCGTTCCCGTTTTCCCAGTTCAGTTCTCACGAAACGACATTGTATCTGTATGTCTCCTGA
- a CDS encoding MFS transporter produces MSPEKGIHQYSPGERKSGLRVLLVYTFFMVTGFTMLMPMVAVHYVNDLGMAATLVGVALAVRQITQQGLAIGGGILADLYGTKRMIGLGVTVRAIGFAGLAFADSALPLFIALTVSAVGGALFEAPYQAAIAALTTSSDRTRYYSLSNWVSGVASTVGPLLGAILVGFDFMTVCLVSSALFFLCLVVITRLPVIHTSRESSHVSDNIRLVGQDRRFASLIMLMAGYWVVAVQMGIIIPLQAGISSGSKGGAGIALALSAAITIALQYHLTSRLSRSFSNHAILTAGIVLLSAGMGAIALFQSFSGLLFCVAVISTGAVLVRPTYQAIIADTANPKALGTYLGASSLSLGFGGAIGHITGGALFDVSVESQVPGLPWVTFAVIGLTTAIALHYWVRRAGVTTTAFSDCK; encoded by the coding sequence ATGTCTCCTGAGAAAGGTATCCATCAGTACTCGCCGGGTGAGCGAAAAAGTGGACTACGTGTTCTTCTGGTGTATACCTTTTTCATGGTTACCGGTTTTACGATGCTTATGCCGATGGTGGCCGTTCACTATGTGAACGACCTCGGCATGGCGGCAACGCTTGTCGGTGTAGCGTTGGCTGTGCGTCAGATAACGCAGCAGGGGCTTGCCATAGGAGGTGGGATACTCGCGGATCTCTATGGAACGAAACGGATGATAGGGCTCGGCGTTACTGTGCGTGCGATCGGATTCGCGGGTTTGGCGTTCGCCGATAGCGCATTGCCGCTGTTTATCGCCCTTACGGTTTCGGCGGTTGGCGGCGCCCTGTTCGAAGCACCCTATCAGGCTGCTATAGCGGCACTCACAACCAGTTCGGACAGGACACGATATTATTCCCTGAGCAATTGGGTGAGCGGGGTGGCCAGTACCGTCGGGCCTCTTCTTGGTGCGATACTGGTCGGCTTTGATTTCATGACGGTCTGTCTTGTCTCTTCAGCGTTGTTCTTTCTCTGTCTGGTTGTGATAACAAGACTGCCGGTTATACATACCAGCCGGGAGAGCAGTCACGTATCCGATAATATACGGCTTGTCGGCCAGGACCGCCGCTTCGCCTCTCTCATCATGTTGATGGCCGGCTACTGGGTTGTCGCTGTCCAGATGGGCATCATCATTCCTTTGCAGGCTGGTATTTCAAGTGGATCGAAAGGTGGGGCCGGTATCGCTCTGGCACTGTCGGCAGCAATAACCATTGCTTTGCAGTATCATCTGACCAGCAGGTTGTCACGGTCTTTCAGCAACCATGCCATCCTTACTGCAGGCATTGTGCTTTTATCGGCCGGTATGGGTGCCATAGCTCTTTTCCAGAGTTTTTCAGGCCTGCTGTTCTGTGTTGCGGTCATTTCGACAGGCGCGGTTCTTGTACGGCCTACCTACCAGGCGATAATCGCCGACACGGCCAATCCAAAGGCTTTGGGGACATACCTCGGGGCAAGCTCTCTCAGTCTGGGATTCGGAGGGGCTATCGGGCATATCACGGGAGGTGCACTTTTTGATGTATCGGTCGAATCCCAGGTGCCGGGACTTCCATGGGTAACCTTTGCTGTTATCGGACTGACTACGGCCATAGCATTGCATTACTGGGTTCGGCGTGCGGGAGTTACGACTACAGCTTTTTCAGATTGTAAATAA
- a CDS encoding ATP-grasp domain-containing protein, with protein MAHILMIESWVGGTARLLPPMIKKLGHEYSFVTRNPSHYGAQEGKDHPVVAGAKNTIVTETNDIDGLCEVLEGIHKREAFDAVLTICDYYITTVTRVAERLELPHPFPKNSTVARRKDQVRKALTQHGLANPGFDVVNSVEEALHAGNDLGYPLVIKPTDLASSAFVRMVHNGDELRESCRAIMEFETNFRDQKRDTACLIEEYMSGEEVSVEAITIDGKTTIIGVTDKSISGTPFFIEDGHMFPAQLDDKLAEEACELAESALEAIGFDNGISHTEIKLTERGPRIVEINPRPAGNYISELIEHVTGKSLVEAFVRLAIGEKPSMIHERNGAGSAAIKFLMPDLGGVVKSISGIETLENNAHVTRWHLDAKVGGHVNEPIDNGCYIGHLVAVDPNGGAARAIAENAAESLKIEVSTSEKEEVNE; from the coding sequence ATGGCGCATATACTGATGATCGAGAGCTGGGTTGGAGGAACCGCCCGTTTATTGCCACCCATGATCAAGAAACTCGGGCATGAATACTCCTTTGTCACCAGAAATCCTTCTCACTATGGTGCACAAGAGGGGAAAGATCACCCCGTTGTTGCCGGTGCGAAAAATACTATCGTGACCGAAACGAACGACATCGATGGCTTATGTGAGGTGCTTGAAGGTATCCACAAGCGTGAGGCGTTCGATGCGGTTCTCACTATCTGTGACTATTACATCACAACGGTCACCCGCGTGGCCGAACGGCTCGAGCTTCCTCATCCGTTTCCGAAGAACAGCACGGTTGCCCGACGTAAGGACCAGGTCCGTAAGGCGCTCACGCAGCATGGGTTGGCTAATCCGGGCTTTGACGTTGTGAACTCGGTCGAAGAGGCATTGCATGCCGGAAATGACTTGGGCTACCCCTTGGTTATAAAGCCGACCGATCTTGCTTCGAGTGCTTTTGTGCGTATGGTGCATAACGGAGATGAGCTCAGAGAGTCCTGCAGGGCGATTATGGAATTCGAGACAAACTTCCGGGATCAGAAACGTGATACGGCATGTTTGATCGAGGAGTACATGAGTGGGGAAGAGGTAAGTGTGGAGGCAATTACAATCGATGGGAAGACAACGATTATAGGCGTGACGGACAAGAGTATCAGCGGGACGCCGTTTTTCATCGAAGATGGGCATATGTTTCCGGCTCAGCTCGATGACAAGCTTGCTGAAGAGGCTTGCGAATTGGCTGAATCTGCGCTGGAAGCGATCGGATTCGATAATGGAATAAGTCACACGGAAATCAAGCTTACGGAACGTGGTCCGAGAATCGTTGAAATAAATCCGCGTCCGGCAGGGAACTATATCAGTGAGCTTATCGAGCATGTTACAGGCAAAAGCCTTGTTGAAGCGTTTGTGCGCCTTGCCATTGGTGAAAAGCCGTCGATGATCCATGAGCGGAACGGTGCAGGGAGCGCGGCGATCAAGTTTTTGATGCCGGATCTAGGGGGGGTGGTGAAAAGCATTTCCGGTATTGAAACGCTGGAGAACAATGCGCATGTGACCCGGTGGCACCTGGATGCGAAAGTGGGCGGGCACGTCAACGAGCCTATAGACAACGGGTGTTACATAGGGCATCTGGTTGCCGTGGATCCGAATGGTGGCGCTGCAAGAGCGATTGCCGAGAATGCAGCGGAATCTTTGAAAATTGAAGTTTCAACAAGTGAGAAGGAGGAAGTCAATGAGTGA
- a CDS encoding ABC transporter ATP-binding protein produces the protein MLKANGVTKNFNSHIALNNVSLSVTGGQIYCLLGANGAGKTTLINHFLGFLKPTSGEVLVNGKNVMNYPLETKRDIAYIPENVMLYGVLTGLENLEYFSALATGRKKPKDLLMKLLTDVGLRPEDAVRRVSTYSKGMRQKVGIAIAMAKNAKALLLDEPTSGLDPKAANEFSLLLKKAAENGVAVFTTTHDLFHAKETGNRIGIMRSGSMLAEFSSDDVSHTDMETIYLKNMRD, from the coding sequence GTGCTTAAAGCCAACGGTGTGACAAAAAACTTCAATTCCCATATTGCTTTGAACAATGTATCTCTTTCGGTAACCGGGGGTCAGATTTATTGTTTGTTAGGAGCTAACGGTGCCGGGAAGACAACCCTTATCAATCACTTTTTGGGCTTTCTGAAGCCAACTTCGGGAGAGGTGCTGGTCAATGGTAAAAACGTGATGAACTATCCTCTCGAAACCAAAAGGGATATTGCTTACATCCCTGAGAACGTCATGCTTTACGGTGTGTTGACGGGATTGGAGAATCTCGAATATTTTTCAGCGCTGGCAACAGGCCGGAAAAAGCCAAAAGACCTGTTGATGAAGTTGCTTACGGATGTCGGGTTGCGCCCGGAAGACGCAGTGCGCAGGGTTTCTACGTATTCGAAAGGAATGAGGCAGAAGGTCGGTATTGCGATTGCCATGGCCAAGAATGCAAAAGCCCTTCTTCTCGATGAGCCTACTTCAGGACTCGATCCGAAAGCAGCCAATGAGTTTTCTCTTCTCTTGAAAAAAGCGGCTGAAAATGGAGTGGCGGTTTTTACGACTACCCACGATCTGTTTCACGCAAAAGAAACGGGTAATCGAATAGGGATTATGCGCAGCGGGAGTATGCTTGCCGAGTTCAGCAGCGATGATGTGAGCCATACCGACATGGAGACAATTTATCTTAAAAATATGAGGGATTGA
- a CDS encoding ABC transporter permease subunit: protein MTWLIVSREIREFYRDGRFLFGAGLIVVLFVTAFLVGFEQRKNVFSEREVAQQLDYDDWINQPERHPHDAAHQGMHVFKPIPPLSFVDPGITNYVGSTQWLQAHRQTEVKFRPAQDATGLQRFGSLTPAWIIQMLGPLLIIILGFNSFSGEREQGTLRQLISLGVPSWKLLVGKAFALFLGALLLLAPLLMLAFWIAFGDVQAGDRYDVLIRLGLLVLGYLVYLGIFIFMVLTVSVLTPASRISLVVLLAVWIAGTILAPRVLVDVARTVYPTPNQVEFNAQLNQELRKEYTEAWKEHFGVEDRWGTDVPLSRWGEALQVDDQAGYNAIDRHFGALWNRYDDQQRLQEFFGFVFPMLSVRSYSMAITATDFSHHRDFAVSAEQHRRLMQNLISSELVEHADGQGEHHFDYKVSKEFWSRIPPFEYAAPSVLFALQRSLNSFAIMCATLLFSFVFALLSSRKLV, encoded by the coding sequence ATGACATGGCTTATCGTTTCCCGGGAGATACGGGAGTTTTATCGTGACGGCCGGTTTCTGTTTGGTGCAGGGCTGATCGTTGTGCTTTTTGTTACTGCATTTCTTGTCGGTTTCGAGCAGCGGAAAAATGTTTTTTCAGAGCGGGAAGTGGCTCAGCAGCTTGATTATGACGACTGGATCAATCAGCCGGAGCGCCATCCGCATGATGCAGCGCACCAGGGAATGCATGTGTTCAAGCCAATTCCGCCACTTTCGTTCGTCGATCCTGGTATTACCAACTATGTGGGATCAACCCAATGGCTGCAGGCTCATCGCCAGACAGAAGTGAAGTTTCGCCCTGCCCAGGATGCGACCGGGCTTCAACGGTTTGGAAGTTTGACCCCCGCATGGATTATTCAGATGCTCGGTCCCCTGTTGATTATAATTCTGGGCTTCAACAGTTTTTCAGGTGAACGCGAACAAGGTACGCTTCGGCAGTTGATCAGCTTGGGGGTTCCTTCATGGAAGCTGCTGGTGGGCAAAGCCTTTGCACTCTTTCTTGGTGCTCTTCTATTATTGGCACCTCTGCTGATGTTAGCGTTCTGGATTGCTTTCGGCGATGTGCAAGCAGGTGATCGCTATGATGTTTTGATCCGGTTGGGATTGCTTGTTTTAGGCTACCTGGTGTATCTCGGGATATTCATTTTCATGGTTCTTACAGTCTCCGTGCTTACTCCTGCATCGAGAATTTCACTGGTCGTGTTATTGGCTGTCTGGATTGCCGGGACCATTCTTGCCCCCAGGGTGTTGGTCGATGTAGCCCGAACGGTCTATCCTACGCCGAATCAAGTGGAATTCAATGCACAGTTGAACCAGGAACTGCGAAAAGAATATACGGAAGCGTGGAAAGAGCATTTCGGTGTCGAAGATCGCTGGGGAACCGACGTGCCTTTGAGCCGCTGGGGCGAAGCGCTTCAGGTTGATGACCAAGCAGGGTATAATGCTATTGACCGTCATTTTGGAGCATTGTGGAACCGATATGATGATCAACAGAGACTACAGGAGTTTTTCGGATTTGTCTTTCCGATGCTGTCGGTTCGTTCGTATTCCATGGCAATAACCGCTACTGATTTTTCGCATCATCGGGATTTTGCTGTTTCTGCGGAACAGCATCGGCGTCTGATGCAAAATCTTATCAGCAGTGAACTTGTCGAGCATGCAGATGGCCAGGGTGAGCATCATTTCGACTACAAGGTAAGTAAGGAGTTTTGGTCCAGAATTCCGCCATTCGAGTATGCTGCGCCCTCCGTGTTGTTTGCACTGCAGAGGTCGCTGAACAGCTTTGCCATCATGTGTGCAACACTTCTTTTTTCCTTTGTTTTCGCTCTCTTGTCCTCGAGAAAACTTGTATGA